The Anaerotignum faecicola genome contains a region encoding:
- a CDS encoding BRO family protein — translation MNQMEIFKNPEFGSIRVIEENGKYLFCGTDVAAALGYSNPRDAIIRHCRYVVKRDAPHPQSPDRKISMTFIPEGDLYRLIVHSKLPSAEQFERWVFDEVLPTIRKHGAYLTKEKLWEIATSPEALMKLCSDLLAEREANISLRKENAQLEGKAAFYDLFIDLKHSTNLRTTAKELDVPERRFVRFLIERRFVYRTASGNVLPYANVKNAGLFCVKDYCNHGHTGSYTLVTPQGKLYFAQLREMILLVS, via the coding sequence ATGAACCAGATGGAAATTTTCAAAAACCCGGAGTTTGGCAGTATCCGTGTCATTGAGGAAAACGGCAAATACCTGTTCTGCGGAACGGATGTGGCCGCTGCGCTGGGGTACAGCAATCCCCGCGATGCAATTATCCGCCATTGTAGGTATGTCGTGAAACGCGACGCACCTCACCCACAAAGCCCCGACCGCAAAATCAGTATGACTTTTATCCCAGAAGGCGATTTGTACCGCCTGATCGTTCATAGCAAATTGCCATCGGCAGAGCAGTTTGAACGGTGGGTATTCGATGAGGTCCTGCCTACCATTCGTAAGCACGGGGCTTATCTCACAAAAGAGAAGCTGTGGGAGATTGCCACTTCCCCGGAAGCTCTGATGAAGCTCTGCTCAGACCTGTTGGCTGAGCGTGAAGCGAATATTTCTCTGCGTAAGGAAAATGCACAGCTGGAGGGCAAAGCCGCTTTCTATGACCTGTTCATCGACTTAAAGCACAGCACCAATCTCAGGACTACCGCCAAAGAGTTGGATGTCCCGGAGCGCCGGTTTGTCCGGTTTCTGATAGAACGGCGGTTTGTGTACCGCACGGCATCCGGCAATGTGCTGCCTTATGCCAATGTGAAAAATGCAGGGCTGTTTTGCGTTAAAGACTACTGCAACCACGGTCATACCGGTTCCTACACGCTGGTCACGCCCCAGGGCAAGCTCTACTTTGCCCAGCTGCGGGAGATGATCTTGCTGGTCTCATAA
- a CDS encoding DUF5720 family protein, which yields MQEGKTIGQLMEEMRQKARAQNYHGHDYMDLQRFAENTRHMIIFDVLTHDSPVGWKGERTRLFLSEIGYEKALDSQAKGQIKILSHAKVRNGDLFYDHKEQIR from the coding sequence ATGCAGGAAGGCAAAACAATCGGTCAGCTGATGGAGGAAATGCGCCAGAAAGCCAGGGCGCAGAACTACCACGGCCATGACTACATGGATCTCCAGCGATTTGCGGAGAACACGCGGCACATGATTATTTTTGATGTGCTGACCCATGACTCCCCGGTGGGCTGGAAAGGAGAACGCACCCGCCTGTTTTTGTCAGAGATAGGCTATGAAAAAGCTCTGGACAGTCAGGCAAAGGGGCAGATCAAGATTCTCAGCCATGCAAAGGTCAGAAATGGAGATTTGTTTTATGACCACAAAGAACAGATACGATAG
- a CDS encoding DUF4313 domain-containing protein, which yields MNEEKKVPFKWEYGEETISLQLGMYANNQRLYIGMITHTEDRAEPFADMTVNLPGYSLDPGEAFISGDISKDLLRFIKENKLGKVLPYQVQSGYGKYSAVAFDLEKLKAFDPKGVAEFRKEWNLPDKKPVKKKNRGMER from the coding sequence ATGAATGAGGAAAAGAAAGTACCCTTCAAGTGGGAATACGGGGAAGAAACCATATCGCTGCAACTTGGAATGTATGCGAATAATCAGCGGCTCTATATCGGCATGATTACCCATACAGAAGATAGAGCAGAGCCGTTTGCAGATATGACGGTGAACCTTCCAGGGTATTCCCTGGACCCCGGAGAGGCGTTTATTTCCGGTGACATCAGCAAGGACCTGCTGAGATTCATCAAAGAGAACAAATTGGGGAAGGTGCTTCCCTATCAGGTGCAGTCCGGTTATGGAAAATATTCTGCTGTTGCCTTTGATCTGGAAAAGTTGAAGGCATTTGACCCTAAAGGCGTGGCAGAGTTTCGGAAAGAGTGGAATCTGCCGGATAAAAAGCCGGTAAAGAAAAAGAACCGCGGGATGGAGCGATGA
- a CDS encoding PcfB family protein, producing the protein MQEEVENRTLTLVVSGTKFTGRLLKAAISKYMAHCKEKKLQKQRSRDAPVTPHGKQTVKQLIGQNQGISNIEITDPSIKEFEKIARKYGVDYAVKKDRSSSPPKYLIFFKGRDADALTAAFTEYTSKKVKKAEKTERPSVLAKLSQFKEMVKNAVVDRTKRKELER; encoded by the coding sequence ATGCAGGAAGAAGTGGAAAACAGGACTTTAACGCTGGTTGTCAGCGGAACAAAGTTTACCGGCAGGCTGCTCAAAGCTGCCATCAGTAAGTACATGGCCCACTGCAAGGAGAAGAAGCTGCAAAAACAGAGAAGCCGTGACGCTCCTGTGACACCCCACGGCAAACAGACCGTCAAGCAGCTCATTGGTCAGAATCAGGGGATCTCCAATATTGAGATCACAGACCCCTCCATCAAGGAATTTGAGAAGATCGCCCGAAAATATGGTGTGGACTATGCGGTAAAGAAAGACCGCAGCAGCTCCCCGCCCAAGTATCTGATCTTTTTCAAAGGCCGTGACGCCGACGCACTGACCGCTGCATTTACCGAGTACACCAGCAAAAAGGTCAAGAAGGCCGAGAAAACGGAACGCCCGTCTGTGCTGGCAAAACTCAGTCAGTTCAAAGAGATGGTCAAAAATGCCGTGGTGGATCGTACCAAGCGAAAGGAGCTGGAGCGATGA
- a CDS encoding conjugal transfer protein TraG encodes MKKQFDIKKLVLLNLPYLLMGLFATNFGEAWRLAQGANASEKFLSLFAVLPGALQSFWPSLHPLDLLVGLCCGAGLRLAVYLKSKNAKKYRHGMEYGSARWSA; translated from the coding sequence ATGAAAAAGCAGTTTGACATCAAAAAGCTCGTTTTGCTGAACCTGCCCTATCTCCTGATGGGGCTGTTTGCTACCAACTTCGGGGAGGCATGGCGGCTGGCTCAGGGGGCAAATGCTTCGGAAAAATTCCTTTCCCTGTTTGCCGTCCTGCCTGGGGCGCTGCAAAGTTTCTGGCCCAGCCTGCACCCGTTGGATCTGCTGGTGGGGCTGTGCTGCGGTGCTGGTCTGCGTCTGGCGGTATATCTCAAGAGCAAGAACGCCAAGAAGTACCGTCACGGCATGGAGTATGGTTCTGCACGGTGGAGTGCATAA
- a CDS encoding recombinase family protein, which yields MDAQEDMHMNDYNKITALYSRLSVGDEDRDGGESNSIQNQKKFLESYARQLKLTNIRHYIDDDESGRFFDRSAYSRMIEDVENGKIGVCIMKDMTRWGRDYLQVGNAMEIFRRNNVRFIAVNNGIDSEKPDTLEFAPFINIMSEWYAKDISKKVKTGIKTKGMSGKPIATEALYGYVKSPDNKDFWIIDEEAAGVVRLIFRLFLDGKNRNQIAVYLTQAQIPTPTFYMKERGRGTCKNRALNEDNRYKWNKATLTHILTRQEYCGDVVNFKTTKHFRDKRNHYVDRSQWQITENVHEPIIDRADFETAQRILENAPVRRPNGDGEIHPLSGLLFCKDCGAKMHIRIDYRNGGKRHVAYCSEYHKGKAKNPKCHSPHIIDADLLMQTVAEVLKKIEDYSISNRAEFEALVKKNLAMQQTDQTKKQQKRIPQITTRLEQIDKVLNKLYEDNALGTIPQDRYEQMSQKYSEEYYALKTELSILQEQLSAYENAGGRAQKFLKLTERHAAFTDLTPAILNEFISRIEVHERDQKRARYAIQHISIYFNYIGRFENEVTQLAEPTEQEIRQMREEIEEAKKEKSRAYHRKYSREYRARNLEKQREYERIKAREYRARRKAQTAAAQPAQ from the coding sequence ATGGACGCACAGGAGGATATGCACATGAATGATTACAACAAAATCACAGCCCTTTACTCCCGCCTTTCCGTAGGCGACGAGGACAGGGACGGCGGCGAAAGCAACTCCATACAGAACCAGAAGAAGTTTTTGGAAAGCTACGCCAGACAGCTAAAATTGACGAATATCCGGCACTACATTGACGACGATGAAAGCGGCAGATTTTTCGACCGCTCCGCCTACTCCCGCATGATAGAGGACGTAGAAAACGGTAAAATCGGCGTGTGTATTATGAAAGACATGACCCGCTGGGGGCGCGACTATCTCCAAGTCGGCAACGCTATGGAGATATTCAGACGGAACAATGTGCGCTTTATCGCGGTCAACAACGGGATAGACAGCGAGAAGCCCGACACATTGGAGTTTGCGCCCTTTATCAACATCATGTCGGAGTGGTACGCAAAGGACATCAGCAAGAAAGTAAAGACCGGCATTAAGACGAAGGGCATGAGTGGAAAGCCGATTGCCACCGAAGCTCTCTATGGCTATGTCAAATCCCCGGACAACAAGGATTTTTGGATAATCGACGAGGAAGCCGCCGGAGTTGTCCGTTTGATTTTTCGCCTGTTTCTGGACGGGAAAAACCGCAACCAAATCGCCGTATATCTGACGCAGGCGCAAATCCCAACGCCCACATTCTACATGAAAGAGCGCGGGCGGGGAACGTGCAAAAACAGGGCGCTCAATGAGGATAACCGTTACAAGTGGAACAAAGCCACTTTGACCCATATCCTTACACGGCAGGAGTATTGCGGCGATGTAGTCAACTTCAAGACTACAAAGCATTTCCGGGACAAGCGGAACCACTATGTAGACCGGAGCCAATGGCAGATAACCGAAAATGTGCATGAGCCGATTATTGACCGCGCCGACTTTGAAACCGCACAGCGGATTTTGGAAAACGCGCCCGTCAGACGCCCCAACGGGGACGGGGAAATCCACCCTTTGTCGGGCTTGCTTTTCTGTAAGGATTGCGGCGCAAAAATGCACATCCGCATAGATTACAGAAACGGCGGCAAGCGGCACGTTGCCTATTGCAGCGAGTACCACAAGGGAAAAGCCAAAAACCCCAAATGCCATTCCCCGCACATCATTGACGCGGACTTGCTCATGCAGACCGTCGCGGAAGTGCTGAAGAAAATCGAGGACTATTCTATCAGCAACCGGGCGGAGTTTGAAGCCTTAGTGAAAAAGAACCTTGCCATGCAGCAGACCGACCAGACCAAAAAGCAGCAGAAGCGTATCCCACAAATCACGACGCGCCTTGAACAGATCGACAAGGTGCTGAACAAGCTCTATGAGGACAACGCCCTCGGCACTATCCCGCAAGACCGCTACGAGCAAATGTCGCAGAAGTATTCAGAAGAATACTACGCATTGAAAACGGAGCTTTCCATACTCCAAGAGCAGCTATCCGCTTATGAGAACGCGGGAGGACGGGCGCAGAAGTTTTTGAAGCTGACGGAACGCCATGCCGCCTTTACTGACCTCACCCCCGCCATTCTCAACGAGTTTATCAGCAGGATTGAAGTGCATGAGCGCGACCAGAAAAGGGCGAGATACGCAATCCAGCACATCAGCATATATTTCAACTATATCGGCAGATTTGAGAACGAAGTAACGCAGCTTGCAGAGCCGACAGAGCAGGAAATCCGGCAAATGCGGGAAGAAATCGAAGAAGCCAAAAAGGAAAAGAGCCGCGCCTACCACCGGAAGTATTCAAGGGAGTACCGGGCGCGAAACCTTGAAAAGCAGCGGGAGTATGAGCGTATCAAGGCGCGGGAATACCGGGCAAGGAGAAAGGCGCAGACCGCCGCCGCACAGCCCGCACAGTAA
- a CDS encoding transposon-encoded TnpW family protein, giving the protein MAEQTPDSIITTQRNGQTIVAELFFNHSSTETFRDKLLKTILADSSCLSASDGQEPEKSEILR; this is encoded by the coding sequence ATGGCAGAACAGACCCCCGACAGTATCATCACGACGCAGAGAAACGGGCAGACTATTGTTGCGGAGTTATTTTTCAATCACAGCAGCACAGAAACATTCCGCGACAAGCTGCTCAAGACGATACTTGCCGACAGTTCGTGTTTATCTGCGTCTGACGGTCAAGAGCCGGAAAAATCGGAAATCTTGCGATAA
- a CDS encoding methyltransferase domain-containing protein, with protein sequence MNNNLSRFADSKVYFQCPICTKSMDIQGNSLICRHGHCFDISRYGYVNLLLKSSPKTNYSKRSFDNRHQILEYGMYDVVLEKIIQFISDTPSIRNILDVGCGEGFYARQIQQRTERNIFAFDLSREAIQIASKKDKRKAVKWFVTDLSKIPLKDGSMDCILDIFSPAHYKEFQRLLSPNGYVVKVIPTKNHLREIRTKVQAHLKNPDYSNESVVEYFEKYLKTISRETVSATVQLSSEQRMSFIEMTPLLFCVEKDCVDWRTLTHLTIEADVLIGMY encoded by the coding sequence ATGAATAATAATTTATCACGCTTTGCAGACAGCAAGGTTTATTTTCAATGCCCAATTTGCACAAAATCAATGGATATACAAGGCAATAGCCTAATTTGTAGACATGGACATTGCTTTGATATTTCAAGATATGGGTATGTAAATTTGTTGTTAAAATCATCGCCCAAAACCAACTACAGCAAGCGGTCTTTTGACAACCGGCACCAAATTTTGGAGTATGGCATGTATGATGTTGTGTTGGAGAAAATCATACAGTTTATTTCTGATACGCCATCTATAAGAAACATTTTAGATGTTGGTTGCGGCGAGGGTTTCTATGCAAGGCAGATACAGCAAAGAACAGAACGAAACATCTTTGCCTTTGACTTGTCAAGGGAGGCAATACAGATTGCATCAAAAAAAGACAAGCGCAAAGCAGTGAAGTGGTTTGTTACTGACTTATCAAAAATCCCTTTGAAAGACGGAAGTATGGATTGTATTTTAGACATATTTTCGCCTGCACACTACAAAGAATTTCAGCGATTGCTATCTCCTAACGGATATGTTGTGAAAGTAATTCCTACGAAAAATCATTTGAGGGAAATCAGGACTAAAGTGCAAGCACACTTGAAAAATCCAGATTATTCAAATGAGTCTGTCGTTGAATATTTTGAGAAATATCTTAAAACCATTTCAAGAGAAACGGTTTCAGCCACCGTACAGTTGTCATCAGAACAAAGAATGTCGTTTATTGAAATGACGCCGCTTCTCTTTTGCGTTGAAAAAGATTGCGTTGATTGGCGTACTCTCACACATTTGACAATCGAAGCTGATGTTTTAATAGGAATGTATTAA
- a CDS encoding DUF3847 domain-containing protein translates to MTKPREKKREELQAEIEDGKKKIRQLENREKVLRQKLSQEERRTRSHRLVVRGAVFESIVPEAKTMTDEEAAAFLRLALTSEEARAYLKKRTEGGKSE, encoded by the coding sequence ATGACGAAACCGAGAGAAAAAAAACGCGAGGAATTGCAAGCCGAGATTGAGGACGGGAAGAAGAAAATCCGGCAGCTTGAAAATCGGGAAAAGGTGTTGCGGCAAAAGTTATCCCAAGAGGAACGCCGGACGCGCAGCCACCGGCTGGTCGTCCGAGGCGCAGTCTTTGAGAGCATTGTGCCGGAAGCCAAGACCATGACCGATGAGGAAGCCGCCGCCTTTCTCCGGCTTGCCCTGACGAGCGAGGAAGCGCGGGCTTATCTGAAAAAACGCACCGAGGGCGGGAAAAGCGAATAA
- a CDS encoding MobA/MobL family protein, whose translation MIPIAIYHCNIGIVSRGKGKSAVAAAAYRSGEKITNEWDGMTHDYTRKRGVVHTEILLPPHAPPSFSDRSTLWNSVELYEKAGNAQLAREIDAALPIELSREEQIRLVREYCSSQFVSRGMCVDFAIHDTDSGNPHCHIMLTMRPLDERGAWAAKSKKEYDLDENGERIRLPSGRYKTHKVDLTGWNDKGNALLWRKAWADISNAYLERAGHPERIDYRSNAERGIDELPTVHMGVAACQMEKKGIATEKGELNRNIRKANRLIREIRAQIGKLKEWIGELFKARETAPEQPPQSPGLANLLMKYLSVQREKSRKYSQSWQRQHAADELKTVAKAVNYLSEHGISTLAELDAALSSVSDQADAIREGMKTAEKRMKELQKLIEYGKNYTEYKPIHDELKKLKNGWTSKRDKYEEAHRAELTLWNAASRYLHANLPKGTKTLPISEWEKEYATLSGQRTAEYTKLKETRAEVAELHNIRKCVDIALKADQPEQTRAKRHDLER comes from the coding sequence GTGATACCCATAGCCATTTACCATTGTAACATCGGCATTGTGAGCCGAGGAAAAGGCAAGTCAGCCGTTGCCGCAGCCGCCTATCGAAGCGGCGAGAAAATCACAAACGAGTGGGACGGAATGACCCATGACTACACCCGCAAGCGCGGCGTTGTCCATACGGAAATCCTACTGCCGCCCCATGCCCCGCCCTCTTTCTCTGACCGTTCAACCTTGTGGAACAGCGTGGAGCTTTACGAGAAAGCCGGGAACGCCCAGCTTGCCAGAGAGATTGACGCAGCACTCCCCATAGAATTATCCAGAGAGGAACAGATCCGGCTTGTCCGTGAATACTGTTCCTCTCAATTTGTTTCAAGAGGAATGTGCGTTGATTTTGCCATTCACGACACCGACAGCGGCAACCCCCATTGTCATATCATGCTTACCATGCGCCCCCTTGACGAGCGCGGCGCATGGGCGGCGAAGTCCAAAAAGGAATATGACCTTGACGAGAACGGCGAGCGCATACGCTTACCAAGCGGCAGATACAAGACACACAAAGTTGACCTCACAGGCTGGAACGACAAGGGCAACGCGCTTTTATGGCGCAAGGCATGGGCGGATATTTCAAACGCCTACCTTGAACGCGCCGGACACCCGGAGCGTATCGACTACCGCAGCAACGCCGAGCGCGGCATTGACGAGCTGCCCACCGTCCACATGGGCGTAGCGGCCTGTCAAATGGAGAAGAAAGGCATAGCCACCGAGAAAGGCGAGCTGAACCGGAATATCCGAAAGGCAAACCGCCTTATCCGGGAAATCAGGGCGCAGATTGGAAAGCTCAAAGAATGGATTGGCGAACTGTTCAAGGCGCGGGAAACCGCCCCGGAGCAGCCCCCGCAATCCCCCGGCCTTGCAAATCTGCTGATGAAGTATTTAAGCGTTCAGAGAGAAAAGAGCCGGAAGTATTCGCAGAGTTGGCAAAGGCAGCACGCCGCCGATGAACTGAAAACCGTTGCAAAGGCGGTCAACTATCTTTCCGAGCATGGTATTTCTACCCTTGCGGAGCTGGACGCTGCCCTTTCCTCTGTCAGCGACCAAGCCGACGCTATCCGGGAGGGCATGAAAACCGCCGAGAAGCGCATGAAAGAATTGCAGAAATTGATTGAATACGGGAAGAACTACACCGAGTACAAGCCCATTCACGACGAGCTGAAAAAGCTGAAAAATGGCTGGACGAGCAAGCGTGACAAGTACGAGGAAGCCCACCGCGCCGAGCTTACGCTATGGAACGCAGCGAGCCGCTATCTCCATGCAAATCTGCCGAAAGGGACAAAGACCTTGCCTATCTCTGAATGGGAAAAAGAGTACGCCACTCTCAGCGGGCAGAGAACAGCGGAATATACCAAGCTGAAAGAAACCCGCGCCGAGGTTGCCGAGCTGCACAATATCCGCAAGTGCGTTGATATTGCACTGAAAGCCGACCAGCCGGAGCAGACCCGCGCCAAGCGGCACGACTTAGAACGATGA
- a CDS encoding AAA family ATPase — MYYTQEQIDRANQADLVSFLQSQGEQLTRAGNEYRWKRHDSLTVRGNKWYRHSQSKGGGPVDFVIEFFGKSFTEAVELLTGEKGAAPPPDRPCPASLSDFRLPPPNSDNRTARNYLTAARRIDEDVTGFFFARGDIYEDAAHHNAVFVGRDEDGIPRYAHSKGTAGNFRLDVKGSDKAFNFCYRGEGDRLFAFEAPVDLLSFLCLFKKEWQKQSYLSLGGVGEKALLRFLSDRPNIKTVYLCLDSDQAGNDACSRLAELVPEGLTVHRLVPLFKDWNEVLQHRAEITDGKYIQEAVYGLKEPPQEETVEIIRMSEVDTQTVEWLWEPYIPFGKVTIVQGNPGEGKTTFALRLAAACTTGGTLPGMKPLPPFQVIYQTAEDGLGDTVKPRLIEAEADLDRVLVIDEAKRELTLSDERIEKAITQNGARLIILDPIQAYMGEKTDMNRANEVRPMFRRLADVAERTGCAVILIGHLNKAAGGQSAYRGLGSIDFRAAARSVLLIGRVKREPNVRVIVHDKSSLAPEGKPVAFCLDPETGFSWIGEYDITADELLSGAGGNTATKTEQAEKLILDLLADGKELASEDIVKAAAEAGISERTVQNAKRNMGSILGARRVGGQWYNFIKKKQPPEPAS; from the coding sequence TTGTACTACACCCAAGAACAGATAGACCGGGCGAATCAAGCCGACCTTGTTTCTTTCCTGCAATCACAGGGCGAGCAGCTTACCCGCGCCGGGAATGAATACCGCTGGAAACGGCACGACAGCTTGACCGTCCGGGGAAACAAATGGTACAGGCACAGCCAGAGCAAGGGCGGCGGCCCCGTTGATTTTGTTATAGAGTTTTTCGGCAAGAGCTTCACCGAAGCCGTGGAACTTCTCACAGGAGAAAAGGGAGCCGCACCGCCGCCGGACAGACCTTGCCCCGCGTCCCTTTCCGACTTCCGGCTACCACCCCCAAACAGCGACAACCGAACAGCGAGGAACTACCTCACAGCAGCCCGCCGCATTGATGAAGATGTGACGGGCTTTTTCTTTGCCCGCGGCGATATTTACGAGGACGCAGCCCACCACAACGCCGTATTTGTGGGGCGGGACGAGGACGGAATACCGCGCTACGCCCACAGCAAGGGAACGGCGGGAAACTTCCGGCTCGATGTGAAAGGCAGCGACAAAGCCTTTAATTTCTGTTACCGGGGCGAGGGCGACAGGCTTTTTGCCTTTGAAGCCCCCGTTGACCTGCTCTCTTTCCTCTGCCTGTTCAAAAAGGAATGGCAGAAGCAGAGCTATTTGTCATTGGGCGGCGTGGGAGAAAAAGCCCTATTGCGTTTCCTTTCTGACCGTCCGAACATCAAGACCGTTTACCTCTGCCTTGACAGCGACCAAGCCGGAAACGACGCTTGTAGCCGCCTTGCGGAGCTTGTGCCGGAGGGCTTGACCGTCCACCGCCTTGTGCCGCTGTTTAAGGACTGGAACGAGGTATTGCAGCACCGGGCAGAAATCACAGACGGGAAGTATATCCAGGAAGCAGTTTACGGCCTGAAAGAGCCGCCGCAGGAAGAAACCGTCGAGATTATCCGCATGAGCGAGGTTGACACGCAGACCGTTGAATGGCTATGGGAGCCGTATATCCCTTTCGGGAAAGTAACCATTGTGCAAGGCAACCCCGGCGAGGGCAAGACCACCTTTGCCCTACGCCTTGCCGCTGCCTGCACCACCGGGGGAACGCTGCCGGGAATGAAGCCCCTGCCGCCATTCCAAGTGATTTACCAGACCGCCGAGGACGGGCTGGGCGATACCGTCAAGCCCCGCTTGATAGAAGCCGAAGCCGACCTTGACCGCGTGCTTGTGATTGATGAAGCCAAGCGGGAGCTTACCCTCTCCGACGAGCGCATAGAAAAGGCAATCACGCAGAACGGGGCGCGGTTGATTATCCTTGACCCAATACAGGCGTACATGGGCGAAAAGACCGACATGAACCGGGCAAACGAAGTGCGCCCCATGTTCCGCCGTCTTGCCGATGTTGCCGAGCGTACCGGGTGCGCCGTTATCCTTATCGGACACTTGAACAAAGCTGCCGGAGGGCAGAGCGCATACCGGGGCTTAGGTTCTATCGACTTCCGCGCCGCAGCAAGGAGCGTCCTGCTGATCGGGCGCGTGAAGCGGGAGCCGAATGTGCGTGTTATCGTCCATGACAAATCTTCCCTGGCGCCGGAGGGCAAGCCCGTTGCCTTTTGCCTTGACCCGGAAACAGGCTTTTCATGGATAGGCGAATACGACATAACCGCCGACGAGCTGCTATCCGGCGCGGGCGGGAACACCGCCACCAAGACCGAACAAGCCGAGAAGCTGATACTTGACCTGCTTGCAGACGGGAAAGAGCTTGCCAGCGAGGACATTGTAAAGGCCGCAGCCGAAGCCGGAATATCCGAGAGGACGGTACAGAACGCCAAGCGCAACATGGGCAGCATTTTGGGCGCAAGGCGTGTCGGCGGTCAATGGTATAACTTCATCAAGAAGAAGCAGCCGCCCGAACCCGCAAGCTGA